One genomic window of Campylobacter vicugnae includes the following:
- a CDS encoding S26 family signal peptidase: protein MKKFIFIMILSFIFLTILLYLCNIKINTTKSMPIGIYQTYNNDNILPGDIVTFNYQDINFLKKVVAVAGDYVEIKDSKIFVNHKLIKDSQIFKFDSNHNVLPTLSFSGVLKNNEIFVLGEHIKSFDSRYFGVLDIQKNSVKKAKEILTWSDK from the coding sequence ATGAAAAAATTTATTTTTATTATGATATTATCATTTATATTTCTTACCATACTTTTATATCTATGCAACATAAAAATCAACACCACAAAATCAATGCCTATTGGAATATATCAAACATATAATAATGATAATATTTTACCTGGAGATATTGTGACTTTTAATTATCAAGATATAAATTTTCTAAAAAAAGTAGTTGCTGTTGCTGGAGACTATGTAGAGATTAAAGATTCTAAAATATTTGTCAATCACAAACTTATAAAAGATAGTCAAATATTTAAATTCGATAGTAATCATAATGTTTTACCAACTTTATCTTTTAGTGGGGTTTTAAAGAATAATGAAATTTTTGTTTTAGGAGAACATATTAAGAGTTTTGATAGCAGATATTTTGGAGTATTAGATATTCAAAAAAACAGTGTAAAAAAAGCAAAAGAAATACTGACTTGGAGTGATAAATGA
- a CDS encoding type IV secretory system conjugative DNA transfer family protein translates to MKKETNQTLVYILAISGIVISFIVLSSFATQYLARSFNYSKDLGEPLFYGLYNPFNWIFWSLKYQPYYPDFFTKFLMIMQIVVAAPFLVFIIIKLAFLRKAKAIKDLHGSAHWATIEEVKESGVFNKEKGVYIGGFQHEKMLYYLRHDGPEHVMVFAPTRSGKGVSLLLPTLLSWEESALIFDIKAELWSLTAGWRQKYAKNKVLKLDPTCLDDSAVKFNILEEIRIGTLHEIKDTQNIAINLIFKGETPPTNPAQGSTSYFKSEAGNFLVSIILYALHLKKYQSESTPNLTDIYKFINDPNQSIDELLEEMVECDISTMDKNTQEIIQSISRSMKNKAAQELSGVIGTASEALNLYIDPILAKNTAKSDFKIKDLMNHDSPISLYLIIPPGQKNRLRPFFNLLVNQIFRTLTDDSLKFENGENIKSYKHKMLVLADELTIFGKLGVLEENLAYMAGYGMKFYGSIQDIQQLYSIYGEKETIISNCHVRIAFAPNKVETAKLLSEMSGITTIIKKSLTSSGKRTAIMLGNVSETLQEVQRPLITADECMRLPSAKKDKDDKIIAPGDMLIFIAGQSPIYGKQILYFKDDIFLARSKVPLKPNISDKLN, encoded by the coding sequence ATGAAAAAAGAGACAAATCAGACTCTAGTCTATATACTTGCAATTAGCGGTATTGTTATTTCGTTTATAGTGCTTAGTTCATTTGCCACGCAATATTTAGCTAGGTCTTTTAATTATTCAAAAGATTTAGGAGAACCGCTATTTTATGGTCTATATAATCCTTTCAATTGGATTTTTTGGAGTTTGAAATATCAACCTTATTATCCTGATTTTTTTACCAAATTTCTTATGATAATGCAGATAGTTGTAGCAGCCCCATTTTTAGTATTTATTATAATCAAACTAGCATTTCTAAGAAAAGCAAAAGCAATAAAAGACTTGCATGGATCTGCTCATTGGGCAACTATAGAAGAAGTTAAAGAAAGTGGTGTATTTAATAAAGAAAAAGGAGTGTATATAGGCGGTTTTCAACATGAAAAAATGCTTTATTATTTAAGACATGACGGTCCAGAGCATGTAATGGTTTTTGCACCAACAAGAAGCGGTAAAGGCGTGAGCCTACTTTTACCTACACTTTTATCTTGGGAAGAATCTGCACTTATTTTTGATATTAAAGCTGAACTTTGGTCTTTAACTGCTGGTTGGCGACAAAAATACGCCAAAAATAAAGTACTAAAATTAGATCCAACTTGTTTAGATGATAGTGCTGTAAAATTTAATATTTTAGAAGAGATAAGAATAGGAACGCTGCACGAGATCAAAGACACTCAAAATATTGCAATCAATCTCATTTTTAAAGGTGAAACGCCACCTACTAATCCTGCTCAAGGTAGCACATCTTATTTTAAAAGTGAAGCGGGAAATTTCTTAGTTTCAATTATACTTTATGCTTTGCATTTAAAAAAATATCAAAGTGAGAGCACCCCGAACCTAACCGATATTTATAAATTTATTAATGATCCAAATCAAAGTATCGATGAATTATTAGAAGAAATGGTTGAATGCGATATTTCCACAATGGATAAAAATACACAAGAAATTATACAAAGTATATCAAGATCAATGAAAAATAAAGCCGCACAAGAATTAAGCGGTGTAATAGGAACAGCTTCAGAAGCTTTAAATCTTTATATTGATCCTATCTTAGCAAAGAATACAGCAAAAAGCGATTTTAAAATCAAAGATCTAATGAATCATGATAGTCCTATTAGTCTTTATTTGATTATTCCACCAGGGCAAAAAAATAGGTTGCGTCCTTTTTTTAATTTGCTTGTTAATCAAATTTTTAGAACCTTAACAGACGATTCTCTAAAATTTGAAAATGGAGAAAATATAAAGAGTTACAAACATAAAATGCTAGTGTTAGCCGATGAGCTAACTATATTTGGAAAATTAGGAGTGCTTGAAGAAAATCTTGCCTATATGGCAGGATATGGAATGAAGTTTTACGGATCTATTCAAGATATACAACAACTTTATTCTATTTATGGTGAAAAAGAAACAATTATTTCAAATTGCCACGTAAGAATAGCATTTGCACCAAACAAAGTAGAAACAGCAAAGCTATTATCAGAAATGAGCGGAATTACAACCATTATTAAAAAATCGCTTACGAGCTCTGGAAAAAGAACCGCAATAATGCTTGGCAATGTAAGCGAAACCTTACAAGAAGTACAACGCCCATTAATTACAGCTGATGAATGTATGAGATTGCCTTCTGCTAAAAAAGATAAAGATGACAAAATAATTGCTCCTGGCGATATGCTAATTTTTATTGCAGGACAATCACCTATTTATGGCAAGCAAATCTTATATTTTAAAGACGATATATTCTTAGCAAGATCGAAAGTGCCATTAAAACCAAATATAAGCGATAAATTAAATTAA
- a CDS encoding nucleotide-binding protein has translation MTNIHFILNGKGGIGKSFISSLICQYLLFKSQTITAIDTDPNNTTLFNIKAIKAKFLQLIDEDGKFDNRAFDKIIELAADKKTNNYIVDSGATTFIPLIDYLKENEAIEILKANEIDVYMHIPIVGGQSKDDTILGLRQLVEAFDCSFIVWINEYHGAIKDFEENPEYIAIKDKIKAIIYLNAVNKDTFGKDLLELTSKNLTFDEAMNDKSFSLMSKQRLKIFKDKAFKQLEIII, from the coding sequence ATGACTAATATTCATTTTATACTTAACGGAAAAGGCGGAATAGGAAAAAGTTTCATTTCATCATTAATTTGCCAATATTTGTTATTTAAATCCCAAACAATTACTGCAATAGATACAGATCCAAATAATACAACTTTGTTTAATATAAAAGCTATAAAAGCTAAATTTTTACAACTAATAGATGAAGATGGCAAATTTGATAATAGGGCATTTGACAAAATTATAGAACTAGCAGCAGATAAAAAAACGAATAACTATATAGTAGATAGTGGTGCGACTACTTTTATTCCCTTAATTGATTATCTAAAAGAAAATGAAGCAATTGAAATTTTAAAAGCAAATGAAATTGATGTATATATGCACATTCCTATTGTTGGTGGTCAATCAAAAGATGATACCATATTAGGGCTTAGACAATTAGTAGAAGCTTTTGATTGTAGTTTTATTGTTTGGATTAACGAATATCATGGAGCTATCAAGGACTTTGAAGAAAATCCAGAATATATAGCTATTAAAGATAAAATAAAAGCAATTATATATTTAAATGCAGTAAATAAAGACACATTTGGCAAAGATTTACTAGAATTAACAAGTAAGAATTTAACATTTGATGAAGCTATGAATGATAAAAGCTTTTCTCTAATGTCAAAACAAAGACTAAAAATTTTTAAAGACAAAGCCTTTAAGCAGCTTGAAATAATAATCTAA
- a CDS encoding Fic/DOC family protein, with protein sequence MKENNEELFKRLITDNKLGIKDEKLFDKESRFYTGLRERELTLNPIKGNFDYQHLKNIHKHIFQDVFHWAGKDRMEVGLHGNFGKYAPNGTITNFVPGKDLNATAQQIFTWLKEDNYLKNSKDLNDFAKNLAEFARNLNSLHPFREGNGRTQRIFLNELAKNAGYKLDLNLIPKDKMIMASVEASQLKLGKLEALIKTNLKSFKQNLEKENTLGLSLC encoded by the coding sequence ATGAAAGAAAACAATGAAGAACTTTTTAAAAGATTAATTACAGATAATAAACTCGGTATAAAAGATGAAAAATTATTTGATAAAGAATCAAGATTTTATACTGGTTTAAGAGAAAGAGAGCTTACGCTCAATCCTATCAAAGGCAATTTCGATTATCAGCACTTAAAAAATATACATAAACATATTTTTCAAGATGTATTTCACTGGGCTGGAAAAGATAGAATGGAAGTAGGCTTGCATGGAAATTTTGGAAAATATGCACCAAATGGAACAATTACTAATTTTGTTCCTGGAAAAGATTTAAATGCAACCGCTCAACAAATTTTTACTTGGCTTAAAGAAGACAATTACTTAAAAAATTCAAAAGATCTTAACGATTTTGCAAAGAACTTAGCCGAATTTGCTAGAAACCTAAATTCTTTGCACCCCTTTAGAGAAGGTAACGGCAGAACTCAAAGAATATTTTTAAATGAATTGGCTAAAAATGCAGGTTATAAACTTGATTTAAATTTAATACCAAAAGATAAAATGATAATGGCATCTGTAGAAGCTTCACAATTGAAATTAGGAAAACTAGAAGCCTTAATAAAAACAAATCTAAAAAGCTTTAAGCAAAATTTAGAAAAAGAAAATACATTAGGCTTATCCCTATGTTAA
- a CDS encoding conjugal transfer protein TraM: protein MKKDEMIKIIADKHKLILDENDPIFAVITANELLFDDFISKIDRYFIKQKADLETYKTNILAELREYAQTTKDSLKNITIQEITTEHKEIIVDKNQLSNSKIFLIVAVQIIFLLVGLIIGISI from the coding sequence ATGAAAAAAGATGAGATGATAAAAATCATTGCAGATAAGCATAAACTTATCCTTGATGAAAATGATCCTATATTTGCAGTTATAACCGCTAACGAGCTATTATTTGATGACTTTATATCAAAGATAGATAGATATTTTATTAAACAAAAAGCTGATTTAGAAACCTATAAAACAAATATCTTAGCAGAGTTAAGAGAATATGCACAAACAACCAAAGACAGCTTAAAAAATATAACTATACAAGAAATTACAACTGAGCATAAAGAGATTATTGTAGATAAAAATCAGCTATCAAATAGTAAAATATTTCTTATTGTAGCAGTTCAAATTATATTCCTTTTAGTCGGACTTATTATAGGAATTAGTATCTAG